The Aminivibrio sp. genome includes the window TATCGCGGAAGTCCACACCGACGAGGAACTCAGGTCCGTTCTGGACACGGAAGCGGAGATCATCGGCATCAACAACAGGAACCTCGACAACTTCACCGTGGACCTCCGTACCACGGAGCGCCTCATGGGAATCTACCGGCAGCGGGAGCAGACCGGCGGCAGGATCATCGTCTCCGAAAGCGGCGTGCGCACCGAGGAGGACGCAGCTTTCCTGGCCGACACAGGGGCAGATGCCGTCCTGGTGGGGGAGACCCTCATGAGGTCGGGCGACCCGTCCGGGCTCATCCGGGCTTTCCGGAAGAAAAGGAGCGTGCGGGCAGCATGACCTTCGTGAAGATCTGCGGACTGACCCGGAGAGAGGACGTGGAAAGGGCCGTCGAACTCGGCGCCTCGGCTGTGGGCTTCATCCTTGTTCCGGGAAGCCCCCGGCGGCTTTCCCCGGAAGCAGCGGCGGAGCTGGCGTCGGCGGTCCCTCCCCCGGTCTGCCGGGTGGCCGTGATGATGGACCCCGAGCCCGGCGAGGTACTCGAGGTGGAGCGCTACGGCGCTTTTGACACCATCCAGTTCCACGGTTCCGAGGACCCTTCGCTGCTCTCGGGGAGGACCCTCGGGACCATCAAGGCCTTTTCCGTGGAAACCGGAGAAGACCTGGAGAAAACGGGAAGGTACGGCCATGCCGGGCTCTTTCTCCTGGACAGCAGAAAGAAAACGCTTACTTCAGGAGAGCCTTTCGCCCACTCCCTCCTGGCGGGGAAGACCTTCGCCAGACCCTTTCTCCTCGCCGGGGGCCTCGGCCCGGAGAACCTCCCCCTCGCCCTGGGAACCGTCAGACCCTTCGGCGTGGACCTGAACAGCGGG containing:
- a CDS encoding phosphoribosylanthranilate isomerase, giving the protein MTFVKICGLTRREDVERAVELGASAVGFILVPGSPRRLSPEAAAELASAVPPPVCRVAVMMDPEPGEVLEVERYGAFDTIQFHGSEDPSLLSGRTLGTIKAFSVETGEDLEKTGRYGHAGLFLLDSRKKTLTSGEPFAHSLLAGKTFARPFLLAGGLGPENLPLALGTVRPFGVDLNSGVESAPGVKDREKMAAALAAVKQFDRSERRDHQ